Proteins encoded within one genomic window of Oryza brachyantha chromosome 7, ObraRS2, whole genome shotgun sequence:
- the LOC121054902 gene encoding zinc finger protein STAMENLESS 1-like has product MASLYMSLAASNDEWEAAAPTACVDGKQVRLFQCLFCDKTFLKSQALGGHQNAHRKERVAGGAHNPYAPYYAAAGEPTAARSIPFSLHGHGFRAAPAPANVGGLGPEWWASGGGGAPRFTSAGRDDTVDMLNWKRASHASVATSSG; this is encoded by the exons ATGGCGTCCTTGTACATGTCCCTGGCGGCGAGCAACGACGagtgggaggcggcggcgccgacggcgtgcGTCGACGGCAAGCAAGTGCGGCTGTTCCAGTGCCTCTTCTGCGACAAGACGTTCCTCAAGTCGCAGGCGCTTGGCGGCCACCAGAACGCGCACCGGAAGgagcgcgtcgccggcggcgcccacAACCCTTACGCCCCCtactacgccgccgccggtgagcccacTGCCGCTAGGTCCATACCATTCTCCTTGCACGGACACGGCttccgcgcggcgccggcgcccgccaaCGTCGGCGGACTCGGGCCCGAGTGgtgggcgagcggcggcggcggcgcgccgcgctTCACATCCGCCGGCCGCGACGACACGGTGGACATGCTCAACTGGAAGAGGGCCTCCCACGCCTCAG TTGCAACAAGCTCTGGTTAG
- the LOC121055050 gene encoding zinc finger protein GIS-like: MEPSRRRAGGGGGARLFPCLFCSKTFLKSQALGGHQNAHKKERVAGAWNNPYVYGGHEQYSAAEPEPDAWRWRGVVPGSGCNPAAAKTTIVAGASHGGAEERRLLLATTPRSRHGLGCWRMGSEGASEKDVDGGDTVVFVGGEKLDLQLRL, from the coding sequence atggagccttctcgtcgtcgagcgggcggcggcggcggcgcgcggctgTTCCCGTGCCTCTTCTGCAGCAAGACGTTCCTCAAGTCGCAGGCCCTCGGCGGCCACCAGAACGCGCACAAGAAGgagcgcgtcgccggcgcctgGAACAACCCCTACGTCTACGGCGGCCACGAACAGTACTCCGCcgcggagccggagccggacgcctggaggtggaggggcgTCGTCCCGGGCTCCGGCTGCAATCCTGCCGCCGCGAAGACGACCATCGTCGCCGGGGCTTcccacggcggcgcggaggagcgCAGGCTGCTCTTGGCGACGACGCCCAGGTCCAGGCACGGCCTTGGCTGCTGGCGGATGGGCTCTGAGGGCGCCTCGGAGAAGGACGTGGACGGCGGAGATACCGTCGtcttcgtcggcggcgagaagCTCGACCTCCAGCTGAGGCTCTAG